ACactgggagtccttgggtggcacaaatggttaagtgcctgactactaatcaaaaggttggtggttcgaacctgcctagaggcaccttgtgatctgcttctgaaagttcacagccttaaaaacccagtGGAGTGGTTCCACTCTgcgcacatgggatcaccatgagtcggaattggtttgacagcaaccaacaacaactaaGTAGTCACAGGGCATGTTTGTCTGTGTGTATCTATAAGTGTGCACCACCCGATGAAAAGGATATTTGACTCTGTTAACTCACCTATTTATTCTACAAACATTCATTGAAGACCTAATATAGCAGGGGCTGCACTAAACACTGGGTATACAACAACGGAGGAAACAGACACTAACTTTACTCTTGAGGAGCTTAAAGTCTAGCAACAGAGACAGACATTAATCTTTAAACACAtaaacacattgctgttgttgataggtgccgttgagtcagttctgacttacagttaccccacatacaacagaacgaaacactgcctgctcctgcaccatcctcataatcattgttatgtttgagcccattgttgcagccactgtgtcaatccacctcgttgagggtcttcctctttttctctgacctactttaccaagcatgacatccttctccagggactggtcctgcctgataacatgtccaaagtatgtgagatgaagtctctcgatccccgcttccaagaagcattctgtctttacttcttccaagggagatttgttcgttctttcagtAGTCcacggaatattcaatattcttcaccaacaccataattcaaatgtgtcagttcttctttggtctcccttattcattgtccagcttccacatgcatatgaggtgactaaaaacactatggcttgagtcaggtgcaccttagtcttcaaggtgacatctttgctttttaacactttaaagagatcttttgcagcagatttgcccaatgcaatacatcatttgatttcttgattgctgcttccgtgggtattgattgtggatccaagtaaaatgaaatccttgacaacttcaatcttttctccgtttatcatgatgttgcttattggtccagttgggaagacttttgttttatgttgaggtgttatccatactgaaggctgtggtctttgatcttcatcagtagttgcttcaagtcctcttcattttcagcaagcaagattgtgtcatctgcatatttgagattgttaatgagtcttcctccaatcctgatgccatgttctccttcatatagcccagcttcttggattatttgctcagcatacagattgaataagtatgataaaaaaatacaaccctaaaacatacctttcctgactttgaaccacacagtatcttcttgttctgtttgaatgactgcctcttgatctatgtcagtctcctcatgaacacaatgaattgttctggaattcccatttataCTATGGAAATTGGCAATTCTACCAATCAAGGCTCTTCCCTTTCCAACCCAGAGATGCGGTTGTTAAACATTCACCAGCATATCACTGGTCAGCATAACTTTGGTAAAATTATGAAAGGGGAGAAGTATATCTGAACTAGGGGATGAGAATGTCTACCTGAGTGTGGCAATGAGGCGTGTTGAGAGCCAATGCATATACCTAGGGGAGTGAGTGGGAATGACCAGCTAAATCTGAGGTGATGAATGAGTGAGGGGTTCAGTGTGTATACATTAAGGGGTATGAAACAAAGAGTGAGGGAGGAAGCAGGTGTGTCTACATGAAGTCAGTCATTACCTAAAGGACCAAATTTTTTCACTTGGGGTACAAATATAAGGATGTGAGGTCAGTGTGTGTATGTAAGTGGCCAGTGTGTTTTTGCCTAAAAGGATGGTTAGGTATACTGGAGGAGTTAAATGTGTGTGAAAGGGTGTCTAAAAAGGCTAGTATATGTGTTGGAGAGGACAAATCTGTGTGTGAGGAAGTAAATTTGTATCTAAAGAAGTTTATGCTATCTGAGCTTAGCGTCTGAGGTTTATGTGAGTGAATATGAAGGCATGACTATGAGGGGCTGAACCATTTCCCTGCCTTGATCCTTGCATCTGTTAAGATGAGTTCAGCTTCAAATAatggaaaaacacaaaaataacagCGACTTTAGCAAAATAGAACGTAATTTCTGGCTCTCATAAAGATCCACAGGCAGGCAGTCCAGGGCTGCTCCATGAAATCCAGGCTCACTTGGCTCATCCTTCTACCATCCTTTAAAAGTCCAAAATGGCAACTAAATCTTCTGCCACCAACCTCTGCTCCCGTCTTTTATTCTTTTACTCAAATTCTCTCTGGTAGTATTAttcataaggagccctagtggcacaaaacttgttaaacaaaaggttggtggttcaacccaccTGGCAGAACCACAGGAGAAATActtagtgatctgcttcagtaaagatgatacagccaaggaaatcctatgggggcagctctactctgtcctatggggtcactacgggagccctggtggcacagcagtagTTAAGGCTattcactgctaatcaaaagtcggccttgaaaaccctatggggtcactattaatcggaatcgactccgtgCAGTGGGATAGGGTCACaacgagttggaatagactggatggcaacggttttttttttttttttaatatgccagGCATTGCAATAAATATCTTATTATACGTCTTCTCATAACTTCATGAGGTAGGTATTGTTATTCTAGTTCACAACTGTGGAAAATGAAACACAGAGATTAAGGAACTTCTCTAAAATCACTGGACGGTTAAGTAGTGGAATTAAGCAATTCAGCCAGCCAATCCAACTCGAGTCGAGCTTCTTAACGGTAACcgacccattgccaccgagtgaTTCCAACGCagcggccctatgggacagagaactgccccattgcgtttccaaggagcgcctggtggattcgaactgcagaccttttggttagcagctgtagctcttaaccattacgccaccagcgTCTCCAATCTTAACTGTAAAGCCCTGGCAAATCAATCTGTGCAGGTGGTTCCCACAGATAAACTGTTGGAGTAGGACCGATTCTGCTTTATGCTCAATGTGGAACCCTCGGTGCCCAACACAGCACTGGCACGTAATAAGCGGTCCATGAATCTCCTCCGGCCCGAGGCAAGACTCCCGTGAAGGGGCAGCTGCGGCGAGAAGTGAGGGCCCCTGGCGCCCAGGTGGGTGGAATGCGCCGCGCCTAGGATTCCGCTTCCGCAGGCCCATCTGTGAGGCACTGGAATGCGCACCGACGTCCGCACCTTCTCTGCCGCCAGGCACTGGGGAGTCGCTACATGACAAAGGCGGAGTCCCTGGGCCACCGGCGGCGGGAGAGCCTCCGCCAGGCGGCAGGAAGTTGGGCGCATAGTTTCCGGCGCGCGAAGATGACGCAGCCGGGACTTCCGCGTTGAGGGGCCGCCGGTGGATCCCGGGACGCGGAGACCTGGGTTCCCGGCAGCCGAACGGCCCGGGGGCCCAGGGCCGGGATGCATCGCCGCGGGGTGGGAGCCGGTGCCATCGCCAAGAAGAAGCTTGCCGAAGTAAGTAGAAGAAACGCGATTCGCAGCCACCCCTTACCCGCGAGAGACTGAATTTCCTCGGCAAACCACCTCCTACCAGAGCTTAAGACAGGCTTCTCCAGTCTGGGAGAACTGAATTTCTCGAGCTCCCGGGGGACTGGAGTGTCAGCACCCCCAGAACCCAGCCTCCCTTTACCCCTCACGTCCCCGTGTTTGACTAGAGGAGGTGTATCGCCTATTCTACCTCCTCACTCTATCCGTCTCCTTAAAAAACCAGAGAGGCACACCTTTTTTCAGACTTCAAGTGTGGCAGCACTAGTGGGAGCCCCCAGTGCCCACTTTCTAAACTTATGCGGCTCTCTTTCTCTGGCAGGCCAAGTATAAGGAGCGAGGAACTGTCTTGGCTGAGGACCAGCTGGCCCAGGTGAGTCGGTTGGAGGGCTCCAGTTAGGAAGGGAGACCCGACAGAGCCGGACAGGACATCTTTAGTAAGTTAGATTGTTTGGATTGAACTAAAAATAGAGCGTTTGGCAAATCTTGAGTTCTAGATTGCTGAGATCTTTTAGGTAACTGGCTAATAATAATGGTTGGCATCTTTGAGTGATTTCATGCTTATACTGCCACAGGCACttgtacattttctttatgtacACTACCTTGTTCAATCCCATGAGGAAGGACTTCTGTTATTGACAGTTTAGAATTGAGAGGACACTGAGGGTTTACGTAGTTTATCCAAGGTTACAAAGTAATGAATGGTAGAGCCATTTGGTTTATGTCTTTGGGGCTTTTACTTTAAACGCctcagaataaaatgaaaattttgccTAACCTGTGGCACTCCACCACCAGTGTTACCTCTAGGCATGCACCAGAAGGGTGTGTGACTGATGGGAGTGTGGCTCCTGTGCacagtttccttctctgactctttTCATGTACATGCACTGGGCTTACTCAGTTATTGCGACTGgtgaagaagaagagtcaggtaAGTAGGAAAATGGGTCTTTGAACTGAGAAAAGATAGTAGACGCAGGCTGTGCTTttcagggagtccttgggtggtgcagattgttaatgtgcttggctgctaaccaaaagattggtggttggagtccacccagaggcaacttggaagagaGCCCTGGctgtgtacttccaaaaaatcagtcagtgaaaaatcctagggagcagagttctactctgacacatgtggggtcaccatgagtcagttacTGGTGCTTTCAAAAAGCTCCACTCCTATGGGAGATAACGTGCAGGAATCAACTGGAAGTGGTGAGTATAAGAATGTGGTGGTTTCTAATGGTTTTATGTGGAAAATGAGAAGATGTTGGCCAGGAGTGGTTACTTTTGGTGGGGTAGAAGATGGCCTTGTTAATTAGGGAAAGAGAAGGAATAATATAAATGAAGTTGTAAATCTAGTAGACCTATACCCAGCCtctgggattctttttttttttaatttttattgtgctttaagtgaaagtttacaaatcaagtcagtctctcatacaaaaatttatatacgccttgctatgtacttttTTTATGtacacctagttgctctccccctaatgagacagcacacttccttctctccactctctatttctgtgtccattcagccagcttctgtccccctctgccttctcatctcccctccagacaggagctgcccacatagtctcatgtgtctacttgatccaagaagctcactccttaccagtatcattttctatcttatagtccagtccaatccctgtctgaagagctggctttgggaatggttcctgtcttgggctaacagaaggtctggggaccatgacctccagggtcattctagtctcagtcagaccattaagtctggtctttttatgagaatttgggatctgcatcccactgctttcctgctccttctggggttctctgttgtgttccttgtcagggcagtcatcagttgtagccaggcaccatctagttcttctggtctcaggctgatgtagtctctgatttatgcggccctttctgtcttttgggctcataattaacttgtgtctttgctgtccttcattctcttttgctccaggtgagttgagaccaattgatccatctcaggtggctgcttgctagcatttaagaccccagaagccactctcaaaagtgggatgcagaatgttttcttaatagattttattatgccgactgacctagatgtcccctctGGGATTCTTTATCTGAAGTTGACCCCCAAGGCGGTCTGTGACTCAAAGGTTAAACAACCACTGCACTCTCAGTTCACACTAGggttcatttttctcccatgcagcctttttttttttttccagtggctGAAGATTTCCCATGGTGCGAACAGTGCATTCCTTCATTTTGAAGACAAATGGATTATTATGTACACCTTCAATTTAATAAgttttctgaaaaaagaaaagcaccacATTAGATGTGCATGTTGATTGTTGGACACATCCTGATTTTAGAACAGGAACACgtgaaaaaaagtgtattttataATTGCAGAAACAGCAGCCTTTTTCTTGCCAGTGGGTCAGGGACCTATTGCTGGTAACTGCTTATTACCTGGCTGGGCTGCCCTTAACATCTCCCTGTCCATTTTTTAGATGTCGAAGCAGTTGGATATGTTCAAGACCAACCTGGAGGAATTTGCCAGCAAACACAAGCAGGAGATCCGGAAGAATCCTGAGTTCCGGGTGCAGTTCCAGGACATGTGTGCCACCATTGGAGTGGATCCCCTGGCCTGTAAGGAGTCCACCGTTCTCATAGGGTTTTTGAGAAATAGAGGCTTACTTAGTGGTCATCACCAGTGTTTGGGCACCCTGTGTAGAAGTGCTTACAGGGAGATTCAGAGGATGTTGTCTTtaaggggtcgccatgaatcggaatcaacttgatggcaactggtttttagaaGGAGGGCTAAGTCAGTGACCATTCTGATGAGAAAGGTGAGGAGGCTGGAGTGCAGGCTGAATAGCTGGTATACATGATCTCCACTGGAATGATcatcagtggatttttttttctggatatttttttccttattagaaaacattttaatattaataaaacatttaattttaataaaagtagCGTGTTATCATGCAGTCAATCAACAAGAGTTATACTAAGGATGAAGGTTCCTGATCCTGTCCCATAATTGCAAAGATAAGTACTGTTAACAGATTAAGATATATTTTTGCAGATACCGTCCTCAtatttataaacttttttttacatacataGGATCATACTATAGTTACTACTCTAACCTGTAGTTTTTACTCAATAGCATATTATCTTCAATGGATTTTTGAATGCCACGTCTGCATATTCTTTCCATTATTAGCCTTGTTTAGACCACATCTCCCATTATGTTTCACTGAATCCTTTGGGaagggaaaattatttttttggtatcctGAACCAGAATTAAGAGGGAAAAGTCAACCATAGTCATTCAGTACAATCTCAGCCATGTAGAAATGACTTTTAGATTGCCATCCTGTGGAACCGTCTGAGCCTGTTCATTAGCaggagttgccaggagtcagggtGTTTCAAGGATCTTGAATAGCAAATGGAGCAGAATGATTTAGAGTTGGTCAGAGGAAGACTAGGATAGATGTATTAATCCAGCtttgaaaggaaagagggaatGTAAATTAATGAATCATCCTGCCTTGTATTTTTCTGCCTTTTAGCTGGAAAAGGATTTTGGTCTGAAATGCTGGGCGTGGGGGACTTCTATTACGAGCTGGGCGTCCAGATTATTGAAGTGTGCCTGGCCCTGAAGCACCGGAATGGAGGTGAGTTTGGCTAGGTCCTGTGGTCTGGGCTTGGACTTCTCTGAGCAGGAGAAAACCTTGAAAGGTTGTCCTTTCCATCCTGCAGTCTACAGGCCTATAAGGTCTTAGATGTTGGGTATTTACATCTTAGCTTCCGTGGAGTTGAGCCCGTGGCAGGTCTCCATGGCCAATGGTAAATGGAATTACCTGAATAATTGTCGCTATTCTCCAAAGATCCTTGGACAGGAAGGTGTAGCCCCTAGTCGTTACAGAAAATAGTAAGGAAGTAGAAAATAGGCCTTTTTCCCTGATCTACCACGTGCCAGCTGTGATTTTCTGAGGTATGGTGATGCCAGCTGAGTGTCAAAGtttgccaaaatatgaccttaaaaaTGGTTATCCAGTCATCTTAATAAGCACGTTGAACAGTCTGCGTTGACGttaaggaggaagaaagagagaaagagcaagCAAATTTAAAAACAAGTTATAAGTCACAGACACAGCTTTGACATTAAGAGAACTTTTGAACGAATATAGTTTTTCAAAAGCgtttataaaaacattttcagattttaaaattgtttttaggtTTTCATAGGTCTCATTCTGTCAACTGAAGGTCCTAATAGGGTCTCAGAACGCATTTCTCATATGTAGCCAGTTATTTTCTAAGAAGAGAGGTGAAAGAAATTTAGGAACTAAATACTATATGCTACTTGTAGGCTACTGGAAGTAATGACTGTTCATTTTGATAGTGGTTGCAGCCATAAAGGTAACCTCTTCATCTGCTCTCTGTCCCCCGTCCAACAGGTTTGATAACTCTGGAGGAACTACATCAACAAGTGTTAAAAGGAAGGGGCAAGTTCGCCCAGGATGTCAGTCAGTAGGTCTTGCCTTCTAACCCCTTAGAGGATAGAAAGAGATCTTTAAAAGTCAGATGGAAATCCTTTCTCTCCACTCCTTATATGTCTGGGCTAGCTTAAATTATTCTTTGTTActctttataatcagaaaaaatgtTTTCACTTCAGGAAACATTGAAAATAGAGAggtataaaaaggaaaacaaaaactgcCCATTGTATTTCTCAACTGAAAGATTACAACTGTTAAACACTTTGGTGTATTTCTTTCTATgtgttttttcatatatatatgaaaaacacatatatgtatttttttttttcatatatatgaaGGGGCTGCATATACTCTTGAGATTATTTGAGGCAAAGGACACTAGAGTAGGTACTTTGAAAGACTGGGGAGAAGGGTGAGGTCAGATAATGGGGTATAAATTGACCTGGTTTATCAGCCTCTATTTGTAACCCCAATTTGAGAAAAGATAGAAGGATGGTTTATATGTAGCTCCTaagccttgagttggaatagtgaaggattccatgggggaaatattaaacgacgcaggaagcatcaaaagaagatggaaggaatacacagagccattataccaaaaaaaattagttgatattcatctatttcaagaggtggcatatgatcaggaaccgatggtactgaaggaagaagtccaagctgctctgaaggcattggtgaaaaacaaggcttcaggaattgatggaatatcaattgagatgtttcaacaaacagatgcagtgctggaggtgctcagttgtctatgccaagaaatatggaagacagtgtcctggccaactgactggaagagatccatatttatgcctattcccaagaaaggtgatccaaccaaatgtggaaattatagaacaatatcattaatatcacatgcaagcaaaattttgctgaagatgattcaaaaatggctgcagcagtatatcgacagggaactgccagaaattcaggctggtttcagaagaggacatggaaccagggatatcattgctgatgtcagatggatcctggctgaaagcagagaataccagaaggatgtttacctgtgttttattgactatgcaaaggcattcgactgtgtggatcataacaaactatggataacactgcaaagaatgggaattccagaacacttaattgtgcttatgaggaacctttacatagatcaataggcagttgttcagacagaacaaggggatactgattggtttaaagtcaggaaaggagtgcatcagggttgtattctttcaccacacctatttaatctgtatgctgaacaaataatacgagaagctggactatatgaagaagaatggggcatcaggattggaggaagactcattaactacctgcgttatacagatgacacaaccttgcttgctgaaagtgaagaggacttgaagcacttactaacgaagagcaaagaccacagtatggattacacctcaacataaagaaaacaaaaatcctcataactggaccaatgagcaacatcatgataaacagagaaaagattgaagttgtcaaggatttcattttacttggatccacaatcaacagccatggaagcagcagtcaagaaatcaaaagatgcattgcattgggcaaatctgctgcaaaggacctcttcaaagtgttgaagagcaaagatatcaccctgaagactaaggtgcgcctgacccaggccatggtattttcaatcacatcatatgcatgtgaaagctggacaatgaataaggaagaccaaagaagagttgacgcctttgaattgtggtgttggcgaagaatattgaatataccatggactgccaaaagaacaaacaaatctgtcttggaacaagtgcggccagaatgcttcttagaggctgcgtctgacatactttggacatgttgtcagaagggatgaatccctgaagagggacatcatgcttggcagagtacaaggtcagcggaaaagaggaagaccctcaataaggtggattgacacagtggctgcaacaatgagttcaagcataacaacgattgtaaggatggtgcaggaccggtcactgtttcgttctgttgtgcagagggtcgctatgagttggaaccgactcgacggcagctaacaacaacaacaacaaggagccaGTCTAGTATGAGATCACGGAGACCTGGAATAATCAAAGAGAAAGTGATGATGAAAGACGACTAGCCATACTCATTGCAGATTAATTCTCATGAAGAGGGTGAATTAGTGCATTTGTAACAGGTTTTAATTGGCTATTCTAGGGGGTTGGAGAAAGCATTCTAATCTTCCTAAAAGTTCCCTTTCCCTCACTGGTTAGGTGACACCATTCTTGGGCTTTGGCAGAGGTTATAACTGTCTGCAGAGATATATGGTCTACATAGTgttttgtgggttttcttttacTGTGATTTGAGCAAGTTGTCAACTAAGGAATTGGGATTTCGCTTGAAAATccagctttcctgcctctggAAAAAAGTCAAAATCTGGCAGTACTTGGCCTGAATTTCCAAATGGCTGGGTTGATCCTTGTAGAATGGACATGTATTGTTGTATAGTTTCCCATAGTTTACACTATTCCCTTTTATCTCACATTGAGTTCACTCCTTCACATTGCCTAGTGGGCTCCCGTAGGCATGTTTTTTTTACTTCCGTATGGGTGTTAGAATGGTTTGTGTCCCTAAGTGGAGAGCTTAACTCCTATACCATCACCCTCAAATACCCAAGTATCATTTGGTGCTCTTTAACCCTGTCCTTTTCTGATGTAGTTGAGTGTTGGGCAGCTGTTTGAGTCTTATCAGGGGACCTTGCCCAGGGCAGAGCTGAAACTGCATTGTTGCTAGGTCTGGTCTGCCAGAAGTCTTTAAGCAGTTCTTCCTCACCTCAGAGACGACCTGATCAGGGCCATCAAGAAACTAAAGGCACTTGGCACCGGCTTCAGTATCATCCCCGTGGGCGGCACTTACCTCATTCAGTCGGTTCCAGCTGAGCTCAATATGGATCACACTGTGGTGCTGCAGCTGGCAGAGGTACTGGTGTGccttctgagtgtgtgtgtgtgtgtgtgtaagggacAGTCTGGGATGGGATTCTGGAGCAGTTCTTACCTTCTCCCCATGACTCAGATCTTTTGTGCAGATTGGCTTAAGGATAAACTACTCAGACCTGTGTTTATTTAGCAGATATTTATTGAGGAGCTACAGTGCAAAGCACTGGGCTAGGCTGTAGAGTATAGAAAGATGAATAAGATACagtccctgctctcaaggagcttacagtctagtggagTAGACAGACATGCAGACAACTAACTTAATTATATTTCCTTGAGTAGACAGACTCTGTGATGTCTTCTTAAACTGTTTTATGGATTCTTTGAAACAAATGTTTAACCTAGTTTGCCATCCTTCTGCATGACTTAAGTATATACCACCTTCCCCAAAATTCTCATCATATATTGAGGGAAGGCATGTTCAGttttcttaattctgttctaCAGAACTAAACCAAATAAGGGAGGGACTTTTCTTCATTGGGGGATGGGTAGGGTAAGGCAGGACAAGGGCTGAATATTTAGATTAAGTACTTTAGATTATTAATAGTTTATCACCATTCATCTTTATCAGTTAATCATCCCTTGTCATACTCTAGAGTTCTCTGAGGGGTCTAACTTAATATTTAAGTACCTGGGACCCCAGTTCTTAAGAACGAATCCACCAGCCTACCTCGGTCACCCTGAAAGTCACCTCTCAGTCTCTACTGGGACCTCTTAAACATCTTTTTGTATGCTCTCTTAGGTTTAGGCCAAGGACAGTTTCTCCTTCTATCTGGATAAATCTGTTGTCCCTGGGCAGATGCCGGGTTCTAAGGGAAAGTATACTCTCAACTGTCTCAATCCCCGTTCTTCCTTCCTTCAGAAAAACGGCTATGTGACCGTCAGTGAAATCAAAGCCAGTCTTAAATGGGAGACAGAGCGAGCGCGGCAAGTGCTGGTATGTGGTTTTGGAATGGCCCCGAAAAGATGGGCCTAAGGTGGGAGGAGGAAGTGGGTGGATAGGTACCACAGAGCAGGAGCTACAACTTCACTTTGCTGGCCTCTTGCCTTGAGCGCTACTGCTGCCACACTAGCAGTAACACCAGCATTCCTCTGAAGATGGCACTGAGAAGGCAGAACTCATAAAAGCAGGCTTCTAATCCTGGCGTGAATGTAAAAACAGGCCACTGCTGCAGCTGAGGACTCACCATTACCTGGCATCCCTCCTGGATATGTTGAGCCTAGAGTTGCTGGCCAGATTGTTAATACACCCTCTCCTCAGttactgacatggttaggttccaaagaccaggtcattacatGAAATTGGTGTTAcacgaaaatggaggatgaccatatcagatcaaaaaatggaagatgactacatcgttACGTAACTGCCACaccacttagaatcatggcctagccaaggtgatacataaccttaaccatcaaagccagtgttactcttgccttgcaccttggCGTTtcttactgccagatgtatgtcgttaatgtgcaaaatagtcagatagtagactttttactattgtcataaatgcaaagtggcagataacaagatagtgaggagaaggtgtatcgTTTGTACTGGAAGTAACACTGTTAGTGCAGAGTGAAGGGACTTactaattataattattttttttaatttttaattatacacTAAGTATTATATTGCATATTctagttttatatttataaatttcatGATACTTATGAAAgatcaagaggagccctggtggtgcagtggttaagcactcggctgcttaccaaaaggtcagcagtttgaacctgccagccgtTCTtcaaga
The window above is part of the Elephas maximus indicus isolate mEleMax1 chromosome 19, mEleMax1 primary haplotype, whole genome shotgun sequence genome. Proteins encoded here:
- the SNF8 gene encoding vacuolar-sorting protein SNF8 isoform X1, which encodes MHRRGVGAGAIAKKKLAEAKYKERGTVLAEDQLAQMSKQLDMFKTNLEEFASKHKQEIRKNPEFRVQFQDMCATIGVDPLASGKGFWSEMLGVGDFYYELGVQIIEVCLALKHRNGGLITLEELHQQVLKGRGKFAQDVSQDDLIRAIKKLKALGTGFSIIPVGGTYLIQSVPAELNMDHTVVLQLAEKNGYVTVSEIKASLKWETERARQVLEHLLKEGLAWLDLQAPGEAHYWLPALFTDLYSQEVTAEEAREALP
- the SNF8 gene encoding vacuolar-sorting protein SNF8 isoform X2, encoding MSKQLDMFKTNLEEFASKHKQEIRKNPEFRVQFQDMCATIGVDPLASGKGFWSEMLGVGDFYYELGVQIIEVCLALKHRNGGLITLEELHQQVLKGRGKFAQDVSQDDLIRAIKKLKALGTGFSIIPVGGTYLIQSVPAELNMDHTVVLQLAEKNGYVTVSEIKASLKWETERARQVLEHLLKEGLAWLDLQAPGEAHYWLPALFTDLYSQEVTAEEAREALP